The Tessaracoccus flavus genome includes the window CGACCAGCTCCCGGGCGCCGTCGCGGATGGTGTCGGCCACTCCCAGCGCGCCGACGACCGTGCCGTCGAGCGCCAGCAGGAGCGGGGTCAGCCCCGCGGCGGAAAGCTCATCAGCGGCCTGGTCCGCCCAGGGTTCATGACCCACCAGCGCGAGGTTGCCGACCGCCACCTCCCTGCTGTCGACGGTGGCGACGACCCCGTGGCCGGGGACCGTGCGGACGTCGTCCGGCACCGCGGGGACGGCGAGGCCGCGGTCCCTGGCGGCAGCGACGACGGGGACGGCGAGCGGATGCCCGGAGCCGGCCTCGGCGCGGGCTGCCCAGGACAGCACCTCGTCGTCGGAGAACCCGTCGCGCGCGAGGATCGAGATCAGCTCCGGCTCGCCGCGCGTGATGGTGCCGGTCTTGTCGAGCGCGACCACGTCGATCCTCGCGGCGGTCTCCAGGAACTCGCCGCCCTTGATGAGGACGCCGTCGCGAGCGGCGCGGCCGATGCCGGCCACGAGCGCAACGGGCACCGAGATGACCAGCGCGCCGGGGCAGCCGATGACGAGCAGGGTGAGCGCGAGCTCCAGATTCATCGTCGCCAGGCCAACGACCAGCGACAACACGATGATCCCGGGGGTGTACCACTTCGAGAAGCGCTCCATGAACTGCTGGGTGCGGGCCTTCGCGTCCTGGGCCTCCTCGACGCGGTGGATGATGCGGGCCAGCGTCGTGTCGGCGCCGACTCCCGTCGCGGTGAGCGTGAGGAAGCCGTCGGCGACGATGGTGCCGGCGTACACGTCGTCGTCGGGGCTCTTCTCGGCTGGGATCGACTCCCCGGTGATGGCGGCCTCGTCGACGGCGGCCTGCCCGGCCGTCACGGTGCCGTCGACCGGCACCCGGCCGCCGTGCTTGACGATGACGGTTTCGCCGACGCCGACGGCGTGGGCGGGCACCTCGACCTGGGCGCCGTCGCGGATGACCGTCGCCGTGGTCGGGGCGAGCGCGACCAGTTCAGCCAGGGCGGACCGGGTCTTCGCCAGCGTCGCGCTCTCCAGCGAGTGGCCGAGCGCGAACAGGAACGTGACGGCCGCGGCCTCCCAGAAGTTGCGGATGGCGACGGCGCCGATCGCGGCGACGGCGACCAGCAGGTCGATCCCGACCACCCTGACGGCAAGG containing:
- a CDS encoding heavy metal translocating P-type ATPase, which gives rise to MNARTRRWAIPAVAGTLIVSALVAGRLNTTVGDLLMLTAAVVAGTPVVIKAYRALAVRVVGIDLLVAVAAIGAVAIRNFWEAAAVTFLFALGHSLESATLAKTRSALAELVALAPTTATVIRDGAQVEVPAHAVGVGETVIVKHGGRVPVDGTVTAGQAAVDEAAITGESIPAEKSPDDDVYAGTIVADGFLTLTATGVGADTTLARIIHRVEEAQDAKARTQQFMERFSKWYTPGIIVLSLVVGLATMNLELALTLLVIGCPGALVISVPVALVAGIGRAARDGVLIKGGEFLETAARIDVVALDKTGTITRGEPELISILARDGFSDDEVLSWAARAEAGSGHPLAVPVVAAARDRGLAVPAVPDDVRTVPGHGVVATVDSREVAVGNLALVGHEPWADQAADELSAAGLTPLLLALDGTVVGALGVADTIRDGARELVEELRAIGVKRVLMLTGDNQQVADAIARQVGIDEVRASLLPDDKLAVITDLQSQGHSVAMVGDGVNDAPALAVADVGIAMGAAGSPVAVETADIALMASRLDRIPHALGLAKRTVGVMRSNIVIALATVGALLAGVLFGGVTMAIGMLVHEASVLVVIVNAMRLLRPTPSPPSRVLASDPLELRSTQGLSVATRSEVSSSAT